In Mycoplasmopsis californica, one genomic interval encodes:
- a CDS encoding adenylate kinase family protein: protein MIKDSQPKLNMVFMGPPGVGKGTVAGIIAKDYGYIHLSTGSIFREEIASQSALGLKVSEIVKSGQYVPDEITNEIVKNKLIELIGEQKSVILDGYPRTINQAQFLDSIEGFEYAVVSLHADDDLVLKRLSGRRFCPQCKSGYHIEYMPSKLGDKCEKDGALLFTRADDSLDSIRVRQKIYHDSTQPLLDFYQENGRVISIDANGNASDIALEVLNKIKK, encoded by the coding sequence ATGATAAAAGATTCGCAGCCTAAATTAAATATGGTTTTCATGGGTCCTCCTGGTGTTGGTAAAGGCACTGTGGCTGGAATAATCGCCAAAGATTATGGATATATTCATTTATCAACAGGTAGCATATTTCGCGAAGAGATAGCTAGCCAAAGTGCACTGGGATTAAAAGTATCTGAAATTGTTAAATCAGGACAGTATGTACCAGATGAAATCACCAACGAAATAGTTAAAAATAAATTAATTGAATTAATCGGCGAGCAAAAAAGCGTTATATTAGACGGATATCCGCGCACAATTAATCAAGCTCAATTTCTAGATTCAATTGAAGGGTTTGAATATGCTGTTGTGTCATTGCACGCTGATGACGATTTAGTATTGAAGAGATTATCAGGACGTCGTTTTTGTCCACAGTGCAAAAGCGGATATCATATCGAATACATGCCATCAAAATTGGGTGATAAATGTGAAAAAGATGGAGCTCTTCTATTTACGAGAGCTGACGATTCGTTAGATTCAATTAGAGTTCGCCAAAAAATCTACCACGATTCAACTCAACCTCTTTTAGATTTTTACCAAGAAAACGGCCGGGTAATTTCAATCGACGCTAACGGAAACGCTAGTGATATAGCACTTGAAGTTTTAAACAAAATCAAAAAATAA
- the ligA gene encoding NAD-dependent DNA ligase LigA: MKQKISELTNLINQWNYEYFILNEPTVSDLEYDKALLELERLEKEFPQFIHPNSPTKKVGANYNAYLSKFTKVKHMQPMLSLGKAYSYDDVEKFISNIEQVVPTEEIQFSLEPKIDGLSIALHYQNGYLAKALTRGDGVEGEDVTDNVFQIKDIPHIIDYSNDIEVRGEVFMSKNQFNTLKTQMSQEGKKIPSNPRNAASGTLRQKDSEVVKQRSLSCYIYEIVEPLKHDLNTQKEVLAFLKKINIPINPYMQIVDSEELPDKIEDFAEIKNKFNYDVDGLVIKLNNLKYWERLGKTAKFPKHSVAFKYDVEQASSIIKNIAVSVGRTGKVTYIADIDPVELNQTLVTRATLHNYNFIEELKINVGDEIAIIKAGEIIPKIIALTHKNTENTFKKVLSCPSCLSQLVEYEGIVDQFCTNQNCEEKQVNKIYHFASRKAMNIVGMGLELVRSLYRAKIIEKIEDLYSLETKIQELSNIKLKGNVNFGLLRAQKLLINIKKSKNVSFAKVLFALGLNHLGSRAAILIAQKYSSFADLINDRELDLLKNIDNIGPKTVNSILDYMSDENNVQLMKFLDINLNYINANATKSNIFAGKTFVITGTLSYAREHFVAIIEANGGNVSSSVSKKTSYLLAGEHAGSKLDKAKSLNIQILNENEFNNLLK, translated from the coding sequence ATGAAGCAAAAAATTAGTGAATTGACTAACTTAATAAATCAGTGAAATTATGAGTATTTCATACTTAATGAACCAACAGTGAGTGACTTAGAATATGATAAAGCACTGCTTGAATTAGAAAGACTAGAAAAAGAGTTTCCTCAGTTTATCCACCCAAATTCACCAACCAAAAAGGTTGGAGCAAACTATAATGCTTATCTTTCAAAATTCACCAAAGTTAAACACATGCAACCAATGCTTTCGCTTGGCAAAGCTTATAGTTATGATGATGTTGAAAAATTTATCTCCAACATTGAGCAAGTTGTACCGACTGAAGAAATTCAATTTAGTTTAGAACCTAAAATCGATGGACTTTCAATCGCCTTGCACTATCAAAATGGTTATTTAGCAAAAGCGCTTACTCGTGGAGATGGAGTTGAAGGAGAAGATGTTACTGACAATGTTTTTCAAATTAAAGACATACCTCATATAATCGATTACAGCAACGATATAGAAGTGCGTGGCGAAGTGTTTATGAGTAAAAACCAATTCAACACGTTAAAAACACAAATGTCACAGGAAGGTAAAAAAATCCCTTCTAATCCACGCAACGCGGCTAGCGGCACACTACGTCAAAAAGATTCGGAAGTTGTAAAACAACGTAGCTTAAGCTGTTATATTTATGAAATAGTGGAGCCACTTAAACATGATTTAAATACTCAAAAAGAAGTTCTTGCTTTTTTGAAAAAAATAAATATCCCAATAAACCCATATATGCAAATTGTCGATTCAGAGGAATTGCCTGATAAAATTGAGGATTTTGCTGAAATAAAGAATAAATTTAATTATGATGTTGATGGATTAGTAATTAAGTTAAATAACTTAAAATATTGAGAAAGATTGGGTAAAACTGCTAAATTCCCAAAACATTCAGTCGCTTTTAAATATGATGTTGAGCAAGCAAGTAGTATTATAAAAAATATTGCAGTTTCTGTTGGGCGCACTGGGAAAGTCACTTACATTGCCGATATTGATCCGGTTGAATTAAACCAAACGCTAGTAACCAGAGCAACCTTACACAACTACAATTTTATTGAGGAACTTAAAATCAATGTAGGAGATGAGATAGCAATCATTAAAGCCGGTGAAATAATTCCTAAAATTATTGCTTTAACACACAAAAACACTGAAAATACATTCAAAAAAGTATTATCTTGTCCCTCGTGTTTAAGCCAATTAGTTGAATATGAAGGAATAGTGGACCAGTTTTGCACAAACCAAAATTGTGAAGAAAAACAAGTAAATAAAATTTATCATTTTGCGTCACGTAAAGCAATGAATATTGTTGGTATGGGTCTTGAACTTGTTCGGAGCTTATATCGTGCAAAAATTATTGAGAAAATTGAAGATTTATACAGCTTAGAAACAAAAATTCAAGAGTTAAGCAACATTAAGTTAAAAGGAAATGTTAATTTTGGCTTGCTAAGAGCTCAGAAATTATTAATAAACATTAAGAAAAGTAAAAATGTATCTTTTGCGAAAGTTCTTTTTGCATTAGGACTAAATCATTTAGGATCCCGTGCTGCAATTTTAATTGCACAAAAATACTCTTCATTCGCTGATTTGATTAATGATCGTGAGTTGGATTTATTGAAAAATATTGATAATATAGGACCAAAAACAGTTAACAGTATATTAGACTATATGAGTGATGAAAATAATGTTCAATTAATGAAGTTTTTAGACATTAATTTAAATTATATAAATGCAAATGCAACAAAATCAAATATTTTTGCTGGTAAAACGTTTGTAATTACTGGGACACTATCTTATGCACGTGAGCATTTTGTTGCCATCATTGAAGCGAACGGGGGCAATGTTAGTTCAAGCGTTTCTAAAAAAACAAGCTATTTATTAGCGGGCGAACACGCCGGTAGCAAATTAGATAAGGCTAAAAGTTTAAATATTCAAATTTTGAATGAAAATGAATTTAATAATTTATTAAAATAA
- a CDS encoding phosphoglycerate kinase, giving the protein MKKTIKDINLNDKKVVIRVDFNVPIKDGIIQSNERIIAALPTIKYAIENNAKIILLSHLGRIKTEEDKAKKSLKPVAIELARLLGHKVYFAPQTSDQTLVEAVDNLKNGEVLLVENTRYEDLNEKAESKNASWLGEKWVSLADIFINDAFATAHRSHASNVGISSRVNESAVGLLVEKELNAFDTAFAGDIHPFVAIVGGAKVKDKISYLTKLSQKADKILIGGAMAYTFLKAKGFEIAKSLVEDEHIEFAKELMATSKAEFIIPLDNAMVENFDATQPSYSKDQNVEKGKMGIDIGPKTIDLYKKHLATAKLVYWNGPLGVFELPFGEAGTREIGLAMVSSGAYTIIGGGDTIAASEKFNFKDKINHVSTGGGASQEYLLERSLPAIEAIQDK; this is encoded by the coding sequence ATGAAAAAAACAATTAAAGATATCAATTTAAACGATAAAAAAGTCGTTATTAGAGTTGACTTTAATGTACCGATTAAAGATGGTATTATTCAATCAAATGAAAGAATTATAGCGGCCTTGCCAACTATTAAATACGCAATTGAAAATAACGCAAAAATAATCTTATTATCACACCTAGGAAGAATAAAAACTGAGGAAGATAAAGCAAAAAAATCACTAAAACCTGTAGCGATTGAGCTTGCAAGGTTATTAGGGCACAAAGTTTATTTTGCGCCACAAACTAGCGACCAAACACTAGTTGAAGCTGTCGATAATTTAAAAAATGGAGAAGTGTTACTTGTTGAAAATACTCGCTACGAAGACTTAAACGAAAAAGCGGAAAGCAAAAATGCTAGTTGACTAGGAGAAAAATGAGTCTCACTAGCAGATATATTTATTAATGATGCTTTTGCAACAGCACACCGTTCGCACGCATCGAATGTTGGAATTAGTTCACGTGTAAACGAAAGTGCCGTTGGGTTATTAGTTGAGAAAGAGCTAAATGCTTTTGACACTGCTTTTGCTGGCGATATTCATCCGTTTGTTGCAATTGTTGGTGGAGCAAAAGTTAAAGATAAAATTTCATACCTAACAAAATTAAGCCAAAAAGCAGACAAAATACTAATTGGTGGTGCGATGGCTTATACATTTTTAAAAGCCAAAGGATTTGAAATTGCTAAATCGCTTGTGGAAGACGAACATATTGAATTTGCCAAAGAGTTAATGGCGACATCAAAAGCAGAATTTATCATCCCGCTTGATAACGCTATGGTTGAAAATTTCGATGCCACTCAACCTTCATACTCAAAAGATCAAAATGTTGAAAAAGGAAAAATGGGTATCGATATTGGGCCAAAAACAATTGATCTATACAAAAAACATTTAGCGACTGCTAAACTCGTATATTGAAATGGTCCTTTAGGAGTGTTTGAGTTGCCATTTGGTGAAGCTGGGACTAGGGAAATCGGTCTTGCAATGGTAAGTTCAGGAGCCTACACCATTATTGGTGGCGGAGACACAATTGCGGCGAGCGAAAAATTCAACTTCAAAGACAAAATTAATCACGTTTCAACCGGTGGAGGAGCTAGTCAAGAATATTTACTTGAACGTTCATTACCAGCTATTGAGGCAATTCAAGACAAATAA
- the secY gene encoding preprotein translocase subunit SecY, with amino-acid sequence MKKFFTNIGYNLSRFWYGLGQRWKSFWENKDVTKKVILTLSFLALYVIMTTIGSPFVKINSPDTVQQDTFFNTLNLIGGGGLRNFSLAALGISPFINASLIMSLLQTRLFPAIHKLSQSGPQGRRKLNVITRVLTLIIAFPQAILLSQSLGAGDNPFIKIIPVYGPNSLALTTYLIVPLILIAGSLFSLFIAEQITDRGIGNGTSLIIFVGMAFSLPNQFRSAITYFVGSHSNSAIFIGSLNFAVYLFIFCITLFVVGLIYNSERHIPIQQTGAGRSRNVKDMGKLPIKLNPGGIMPIIFSTMVISFPIMIARILPNGNGAKAWINEYMQFTSPLGLSLLVIITFFFSYLMGIQQSKIDKISEDFAKNSTFIPGVQPGEQTEDYLFAIVLRLSTFSAFYLVLLASFQYLQILILHWPPAISFGGTSVMILVSVALETIAQFKARLKTTRFAKQKQITRQASEQIAYENMYTEYGPDKKDTNKNKNDEGLLW; translated from the coding sequence ATGAAGAAATTTTTTACCAATATCGGTTACAATTTATCTCGTTTTTGATATGGTCTTGGCCAGCGTTGGAAATCTTTTTGAGAAAATAAAGATGTAACAAAAAAGGTTATTTTAACACTTTCATTTTTAGCTTTATATGTAATTATGACTACAATCGGGTCTCCATTTGTTAAAATTAACAGCCCTGATACAGTTCAACAAGATACATTTTTTAATACATTGAACTTAATTGGGGGTGGTGGTTTAAGGAATTTTTCATTAGCTGCCTTAGGTATTTCTCCCTTTATTAACGCTTCCTTAATTATGTCATTGCTTCAAACTAGATTGTTTCCTGCGATACACAAATTAAGTCAATCTGGTCCGCAAGGTCGAAGAAAACTAAATGTTATTACTCGAGTTTTAACCCTAATCATCGCCTTTCCGCAAGCCATTCTATTGTCACAATCCCTAGGAGCGGGTGATAATCCATTTATAAAAATTATTCCTGTCTATGGACCTAATTCATTAGCACTGACAACATACTTGATTGTTCCATTAATCTTAATTGCGGGATCGTTGTTTTCATTGTTTATCGCCGAACAAATTACTGATCGCGGGATTGGAAATGGGACATCCTTAATTATTTTTGTAGGTATGGCATTTTCATTACCAAATCAATTTAGAAGTGCTATTACATATTTTGTAGGTAGCCACTCAAATTCGGCTATATTTATTGGTTCATTAAATTTTGCAGTATATTTATTCATTTTCTGCATAACTTTATTTGTTGTAGGTTTGATTTATAACTCAGAACGTCATATTCCAATCCAACAAACTGGGGCTGGACGCTCAAGAAATGTTAAAGATATGGGTAAATTACCAATTAAATTAAATCCTGGTGGGATTATGCCAATAATTTTCTCAACAATGGTTATTTCATTCCCGATTATGATTGCTCGAATTTTGCCAAATGGAAATGGTGCTAAAGCTTGAATTAATGAATATATGCAATTTACATCACCTCTTGGTTTGTCATTGCTAGTTATCATTACTTTCTTCTTTAGCTACTTAATGGGTATCCAGCAATCAAAAATTGATAAAATCAGTGAAGATTTTGCGAAAAATTCAACTTTTATCCCCGGAGTCCAACCTGGTGAACAAACCGAAGATTACTTATTCGCAATTGTTTTAAGATTATCAACATTTTCGGCATTTTATTTAGTGTTGCTAGCGTCATTTCAATATTTACAAATCTTAATTTTACATTGACCTCCTGCAATTTCTTTTGGCGGGACAAGTGTGATGATTTTAGTATCTGTGGCACTAGAAACAATTGCTCAATTTAAAGCGAGATTAAAAACAACTCGCTTCGCTAAACAAAAACAAATTACGCGTCAAGCCAGCGAACAAATCGCTTACGAAAATATGTATACAGAGTATGGTCCTGACAAAAAAGATACAAACAAAAACAAAAATGATGAGGGGTTATTATGATAA
- the tpiA gene encoding triose-phosphate isomerase — protein sequence MNKIVIANWKMNKTFDESAQWLTEFNKKFTKKIKNDREYRDAVYSNQFGIAMPPINLASHVAFNNEKRLLLVAQDVSAFHAGPYTGDVSAEMLSEFDIKYVIVGHSERRKYHYETCADVNAKARIALEYGITPLICFGETLEEYQQGRSKEVVHKKIMDSSKGLDFHRVIISYEPIWAMGTGHSASPEFLKEMAEYIRSITTPDTRIIYGGSVNAKNIKELAKIEEINGFLIGNATLDLDTFLEVIAVE from the coding sequence ATGAATAAAATTGTTATTGCTAATTGAAAAATGAATAAAACATTTGATGAAAGTGCGCAGTGATTGACTGAATTTAACAAAAAATTCACAAAAAAAATAAAAAATGATCGCGAGTACCGCGACGCCGTATATTCAAACCAATTTGGAATTGCTATGCCCCCAATTAATTTAGCGTCTCACGTAGCTTTTAATAATGAAAAAAGACTTCTTTTAGTTGCCCAAGATGTTTCGGCATTTCACGCTGGCCCATATACAGGAGATGTTTCAGCAGAAATGTTAAGTGAATTTGATATTAAATATGTAATTGTTGGACATTCTGAGCGCCGTAAGTATCACTATGAGACTTGTGCAGATGTCAATGCTAAAGCTCGAATTGCACTTGAATATGGCATAACACCACTTATTTGTTTTGGAGAAACACTAGAAGAATATCAACAAGGACGCTCGAAAGAGGTTGTTCATAAGAAAATTATGGATTCTTCAAAAGGTCTAGATTTTCATAGAGTGATAATTAGTTACGAACCAATCTGGGCGATGGGTACAGGACATAGTGCTTCACCTGAGTTTTTGAAGGAAATGGCTGAATACATTCGCTCAATAACCACTCCTGATACAAGAATTATTTATGGCGGTTCGGTAAATGCTAAAAATATTAAAGAATTAGCAAAAATTGAAGAAATAAACGGTTTTTTGATTGGTAATGCTACTCTGGATTTAGATACATTTTTAGAAGTTATTGCAGTTGAATAG
- a CDS encoding energy-coupling factor transporter ATPase, translating to MIKVKDLVFKYPDADKNAIDGISFEIPDGKYVAILGHNGSGKSTFSKLLVALYRPKSGSIEINGTEISSRTMRNIRAQIGIIFQNPDNQFVGASVEDDIAFGLENKCVPRQEMKPIIDKLVSNVGMKHHLTREPHLLSGGQKQRVAIASVLARDPQIIIFDEVTSMLDPVGKRQVLKLIRDIQVKREKTLISITHDMDEAILADYCLVFSQGKIIAQGSPKDILRNKEVIKIAKIDSPFIYKLSEKIAGVEPTYELNELMEQICK from the coding sequence ATGATTAAAGTGAAAGATTTAGTTTTTAAATATCCAGATGCGGACAAAAATGCAATCGATGGGATTAGTTTTGAAATACCTGACGGTAAATATGTGGCTATTTTGGGTCATAACGGTTCTGGTAAATCAACTTTTTCAAAACTTTTAGTAGCTCTTTATAGACCTAAAAGTGGTTCAATTGAAATTAACGGAACAGAAATATCATCACGCACAATGAGAAATATTAGGGCACAAATTGGAATTATTTTTCAAAACCCAGATAATCAGTTTGTAGGAGCTAGCGTTGAAGATGATATCGCTTTTGGTCTTGAGAATAAATGTGTTCCACGCCAGGAAATGAAACCTATTATTGATAAGTTAGTATCTAATGTCGGAATGAAACATCACTTAACACGTGAACCCCATTTATTATCAGGTGGCCAAAAGCAACGTGTTGCGATTGCTTCTGTATTAGCTCGCGATCCTCAAATAATTATTTTTGATGAAGTAACCTCTATGTTAGATCCAGTTGGTAAAAGACAAGTATTAAAGTTGATTCGTGATATTCAGGTAAAGAGAGAAAAAACTTTAATTTCGATTACTCACGATATGGACGAGGCTATTTTAGCTGACTATTGCCTAGTGTTTTCGCAAGGAAAAATTATTGCACAAGGGTCACCTAAGGATATATTAAGAAATAAAGAAGTTATTAAAATCGCCAAAATAGATTCGCCATTTATTTATAAATTAAGTGAAAAAATTGCAGGTGTTGAACCTACTTATGAACTAAATGAATTGATGGAGCAAATATGCAAATAA
- a CDS encoding energy-coupling factor transporter transmembrane component T family protein, giving the protein MNSTPVGSYIYDDTFVHRLDPRVKLVANIVYIVMTFLSLHFATLAILFIPLLILHLLGTKNIKSVFKLLKMPLLVGFFVFFVNIYTMKNTPETDYKPFLYIFGSSTYALSYGVIARTLSLVFRIYIMIMSTNLFVTTTKPILLTKAIEDLMLPLKLLFIPTHIIAMIISVALRFIPTLLIEAKRIIKAQASRGVDFVNGKIKDKAKAFTTLIIPLFSTSFAKAEDLSNAMETRGYDPYSKRTRYRLLIPTWRDLIVSIVLIGLLVLTVLIKKDMLELTYLYNLTSFAKY; this is encoded by the coding sequence ATGAATTCTACTCCGGTTGGAAGTTACATTTATGATGATACATTTGTGCATAGGCTTGATCCACGAGTAAAATTAGTTGCTAATATTGTTTATATTGTAATGACTTTTTTATCTCTTCATTTTGCAACACTAGCAATATTATTTATACCTTTACTGATTTTACACCTGCTGGGGACTAAAAACATTAAAAGCGTTTTTAAACTTTTAAAAATGCCACTGCTTGTAGGATTTTTTGTATTTTTCGTCAATATTTACACGATGAAAAATACTCCGGAAACTGATTATAAGCCATTTCTTTATATTTTTGGTTCTTCAACGTACGCTTTAAGTTATGGTGTTATTGCTCGCACACTATCGCTAGTATTTAGAATTTACATAATGATTATGTCAACGAATTTATTCGTGACAACAACAAAACCGATTTTATTGACAAAAGCAATTGAAGATTTAATGTTGCCTTTGAAACTATTATTCATTCCTACACACATTATTGCAATGATTATTTCTGTAGCTTTACGCTTTATCCCGACTTTATTAATCGAAGCTAAAAGAATAATTAAAGCCCAGGCATCGCGTGGTGTTGATTTTGTTAATGGCAAGATTAAAGACAAAGCAAAAGCTTTTACAACGCTAATAATTCCCTTATTTTCAACATCTTTTGCCAAAGCTGAGGACTTATCAAACGCAATGGAGACAAGGGGTTATGATCCATATTCTAAACGTACTCGTTATCGTTTATTAATTCCTACTTGAAGAGATTTAATTGTTAGCATTGTGCTAATCGGGCTATTAGTTTTAACTGTATTAATAAAAAAAGATATGTTAGAATTAACTTATTTATATAATTTAACAAGTTTTGCCAAATACTAA
- a CDS encoding transketolase-like TK C-terminal-containing protein: MNKLEKLIASMRGLVMDAVNNAKSGHSGMAIGSAEITATLFTKYFNFTNLNPKWLNRDKFILSAGHGSLTIYTIMHFMGLLDRQDIEQFRKYGSRTSGHPEIDRFQYIDVSTGALGQGIANGLGMALGRDYLAKRFNKPDYNIIDHTVYVLHGDGCLQEGVALEAIQLAGTLQVSNFVLIHDFNKIQIDTPYNEVNNIDFKKFFEAQKFNVIEIESDPYLIEQALLKIKDLKGPTYLQIHTNIAKYTDYQDSSKGHAALFTPEQTIATKKAMSLDSFTPFEYDDDNYSYAQSFWEQKNKNYQNWLKNIDKYTENYPELSSELQSLISNNISYDLSKIEFSANDLSTREYSGQIVKYLERNYWSIVGGSADLFSSTKIGFSKSISEGGQGIKYGIREHAMCAINNGINLATNLKTLASTFLAFADYSKGAMRLASLMELPVINVYSHDTYMVGEDGPTHQPVEQLTMLRSTPNMVVIRPCDQYETEAAFAYALNSKREQISIITSRQNLKTYTQPQDLTSVLKTRLIIELNSESTKSINLLASGSEVEIAVNAAKKLNEKHNLNVKVYSVPVLQFLVNDTEEIAKISNHFQTPLLAIEASNDTMWYKIAEYTRFRAILAKKFGCSGKGELIYHDNGLTVENIIDETIKMLEL, from the coding sequence ATGAACAAATTAGAAAAATTAATTGCCTCAATGCGAGGGTTAGTAATGGATGCGGTTAACAATGCTAAAAGTGGCCATTCAGGAATGGCGATTGGTTCTGCTGAAATTACAGCGACATTGTTTACTAAATATTTCAACTTTACAAATCTCAATCCAAAATGATTAAATAGAGACAAATTTATTTTGTCAGCAGGCCATGGTTCATTAACTATATATACAATCATGCATTTTATGGGGTTATTGGATCGCCAAGATATTGAGCAATTTCGAAAATATGGTTCTAGAACTAGTGGCCATCCTGAAATTGATCGTTTTCAATACATTGATGTGTCAACTGGCGCTTTAGGACAAGGAATTGCAAATGGTTTGGGGATGGCATTAGGTCGTGATTATTTAGCTAAACGCTTCAATAAACCTGATTACAACATTATTGACCACACTGTTTATGTTTTACACGGCGACGGGTGCTTACAAGAGGGAGTAGCTTTAGAAGCGATCCAGTTAGCTGGAACCCTGCAAGTTAGCAACTTTGTTCTGATACACGATTTTAACAAAATACAAATTGATACGCCTTACAATGAGGTGAATAATATTGATTTTAAAAAGTTTTTTGAGGCTCAAAAATTTAATGTTATCGAAATTGAAAGCGATCCCTATTTAATTGAGCAAGCACTTTTAAAAATAAAAGATTTAAAAGGGCCAACATACTTGCAAATACACACAAACATTGCAAAATATACTGATTATCAAGATTCATCAAAAGGGCATGCTGCTTTATTTACACCAGAACAAACAATAGCCACTAAAAAAGCTATGAGCCTAGATAGCTTTACCCCTTTTGAATATGATGATGACAACTATTCTTATGCTCAAAGTTTTTGAGAACAAAAAAATAAAAATTATCAAAATTGACTGAAAAATATTGATAAATATACTGAAAATTACCCAGAATTATCTTCTGAACTTCAATCTTTAATTAGCAACAATATTTCTTATGATTTAAGCAAAATTGAATTCTCAGCAAACGATTTATCAACTCGTGAATATAGCGGGCAAATTGTTAAATACTTAGAACGAAATTATTGATCAATAGTTGGTGGAAGTGCCGATTTGTTTTCATCGACTAAAATTGGATTTTCAAAATCTATTAGTGAAGGCGGCCAAGGTATTAAATATGGTATTCGTGAGCATGCCATGTGTGCAATCAATAATGGCATTAATTTAGCTACCAATTTAAAAACATTAGCTTCTACATTTTTAGCCTTTGCTGATTATTCAAAAGGCGCGATGCGTCTTGCTTCATTAATGGAATTACCAGTAATAAATGTGTATTCTCACGATACATACATGGTTGGCGAAGATGGCCCGACACATCAGCCCGTTGAACAATTAACTATGTTGCGCTCAACGCCAAATATGGTTGTTATTCGCCCCTGCGATCAATACGAAACTGAGGCAGCCTTTGCTTATGCACTAAATTCAAAACGTGAACAAATTTCAATTATAACATCACGCCAAAACTTAAAAACTTATACACAACCCCAAGATTTAACAAGTGTATTAAAGACACGTTTAATTATTGAATTAAATTCCGAATCTACTAAGTCAATTAACCTTTTGGCAAGTGGTTCAGAAGTTGAAATAGCTGTTAATGCGGCTAAAAAATTAAATGAAAAGCACAACTTGAATGTAAAAGTGTATTCTGTTCCAGTCTTACAATTTTTAGTTAATGACACCGAGGAAATTGCAAAAATTTCTAATCATTTTCAAACTCCTTTATTAGCGATTGAAGCAAGCAATGACACAATGTGATATAAAATTGCTGAATATACACGTTTTAGAGCCATTTTGGCCAAAAAATTCGGTTGCTCTGGTAAAGGTGAGCTAATATACCACGATAATGGGTTAACTGTTGAAAATATCATTGATGAAACAATTAAGATGCTTGAGTTGTAA
- a CDS encoding energy-coupling factor transporter ATPase — protein sequence MQIKINNLSHTYAPGTRMEYTAVKFANLNIKQGEFVGIIGQTGCGKSTLIEHLNALLLPSTGSITWDFENKSFDRKSKTWYKYQDRIQLRASWYTQRNHSDGTKTVKLHTKRLKKVRRSKDIRSRVAIAFQFAEYQLFEETIEKDIMFGPMSFGVDKKEAKQRAKKYLNLCGLDDSFLHKSPFGLSGGQKRRVALAGILAIEPDVIVADEPTAGLDPVGVQEILSIFTKLHKMGKTVVIVTHDLDNILQVSERVVMMHGGTIVKDGPTYDVLKDTKFLKQHNLEAPRLLEFVSELENKGIKVPPTKSLDELAAFLSEYIAKKGVK from the coding sequence ATGCAAATAAAAATAAATAATCTTTCACACACTTATGCTCCTGGAACTCGTATGGAGTATACGGCAGTTAAATTCGCTAACTTAAACATCAAACAAGGTGAATTTGTTGGGATAATTGGGCAAACAGGTTGCGGTAAGTCAACTTTAATCGAACACTTAAATGCCTTATTACTGCCAAGTACTGGCTCAATAACTTGAGATTTTGAAAACAAATCTTTTGATCGAAAATCAAAAACTTGATATAAATATCAGGACCGAATTCAACTTCGAGCATCTTGATACACACAGCGTAACCACTCAGATGGCACAAAAACAGTTAAATTACACACAAAAAGATTGAAAAAAGTGCGGAGATCAAAGGATATACGTTCTCGTGTTGCGATTGCATTTCAATTTGCTGAGTATCAATTGTTTGAAGAAACAATTGAAAAAGACATTATGTTTGGACCGATGTCATTTGGTGTGGATAAAAAAGAAGCGAAACAACGAGCTAAGAAATATTTAAACCTTTGCGGACTTGATGATTCGTTTTTGCATAAGTCGCCATTCGGATTATCGGGAGGTCAAAAACGTAGAGTAGCCTTAGCTGGAATTTTAGCGATTGAACCTGATGTTATAGTTGCTGACGAACCTACCGCTGGTTTAGATCCAGTTGGCGTGCAAGAAATTCTGTCAATTTTTACAAAATTACACAAAATGGGAAAAACAGTTGTTATTGTTACTCATGATTTAGATAACATTTTACAAGTTAGCGAACGTGTTGTAATGATGCATGGCGGCACTATTGTTAAAGATGGGCCGACATACGATGTTTTAAAAGATACAAAATTTTTAAAACAGCATAATTTAGAAGCACCTAGATTACTTGAATTTGTAAGCGAACTTGAAAATAAAGGCATTAAAGTTCCACCAACTAAATCCCTTGATGAATTGGCTGCATTTTTGAGTGAATATATCGCTAAAAAGGGGGTTAAATAA